Proteins co-encoded in one Hymenobacter swuensis DY53 genomic window:
- a CDS encoding pectinesterase family protein → MPNTSTYRYWLVTSWLLLLTTLFSARAQTTTYNAVVAQDGSGNFRTVQAAINAAPDNGTTLYTIFIKKGRYREKITVPATKPFLQLVGENVANTVLTYNDGASTPLPGGGTIGTQNSASFTVNANDFSALNLTFENSYGDGTQAVAVLVNADRAAFRNCRFLGNQDTLYTKGNGTPRHYFRDCYVDGNVDFIFGSSIGVFENCVVYAKSRTTAGSSFITAANTPAGQAAGYVFRKTRFPANTGATQYALGRPWQNSTGSSPLANNKTVLINSRLSASIRPEGWVTWDAGTDVSLITYGEFRSRYFGGQLVPVAQRVAWSKQLAVADTAAYLTSTLFGTWNPAAIAGFGTATAPPDIAVANLKAEKGATTSTISWNTSWPQAQITYELFRSVNRAAATKVGELTAATDTTVNFQLTDAVPPSGSAYYYFVRAAKTGQTPHVTDSVLVSSVPALTVTGSLGAFTQYAGGPSAAQSYTVAGENLTAPVLITPPAGYEVSANGTTWSTSANSLSLAPTAGVLAATTVSVRLNAAAVGSYAGSISHTSTGAVAVTAAVTGTATNQQQVVSVVLQQWPLTVSAADDAAVRSAAVTASTPTLKRLFVSNGTTVATVPAYSAAFGQALGVTSNGDGSWGTASGGPGGTPSRRFYEQFTVTAAAGQAVRLDSLLLTAGFYNTSSNTKLAVVYSRSNFTADSTDVTGGTGPGGALAASANGAFATPIALANQINGLTNRYRLALNGGTGINLTAGQTLTVRLYFSCGSSSPGRYALLQNVVVKGNRTTTTGTLAARQLALAAFPNPTTGQLTLSHPAAPTGATVSVFAFDGRLVARFQSRPGTTATPLNVAELAAGHYLVRYASGTGHRTAVIVKE, encoded by the coding sequence ATGCCCAACACCTCTACCTATCGGTACTGGCTGGTCACCAGCTGGCTTTTGCTGCTGACCACGCTGTTCAGCGCCCGCGCCCAGACCACCACCTACAATGCCGTGGTGGCCCAGGATGGCAGCGGCAACTTCCGCACGGTGCAGGCCGCCATCAACGCCGCCCCGGATAACGGCACCACGCTCTACACCATCTTCATCAAGAAGGGCCGCTACCGAGAGAAAATTACGGTGCCCGCCACCAAGCCGTTTCTGCAGCTGGTGGGCGAAAATGTGGCCAACACCGTGCTGACCTACAACGACGGGGCCAGCACGCCGCTGCCCGGGGGCGGCACCATTGGCACCCAGAACTCGGCCAGCTTCACGGTGAATGCCAACGACTTCAGCGCCCTCAACCTCACGTTTGAGAATTCCTACGGCGACGGGACCCAGGCCGTGGCCGTGCTGGTGAATGCCGACCGCGCCGCCTTCCGCAACTGCCGCTTCCTGGGTAACCAGGATACACTCTACACCAAAGGCAACGGCACACCCCGCCACTACTTCCGCGACTGTTACGTGGATGGCAACGTGGATTTCATCTTCGGCAGCTCCATTGGCGTATTTGAAAACTGCGTGGTGTACGCCAAGTCGCGCACCACGGCGGGCAGCTCGTTTATCACGGCCGCCAACACCCCGGCGGGGCAGGCGGCGGGCTATGTGTTCCGCAAAACCCGCTTCCCGGCCAACACCGGGGCCACGCAGTATGCCCTGGGCCGGCCCTGGCAAAACTCCACCGGCAGCAGCCCCCTGGCCAACAACAAAACGGTGCTCATCAACAGCCGCCTCAGCGCCAGCATCCGGCCCGAGGGCTGGGTAACCTGGGATGCGGGCACCGATGTGAGCCTGATTACCTATGGCGAGTTCCGCAGCCGCTACTTCGGGGGGCAGCTGGTGCCCGTGGCCCAGCGCGTGGCCTGGTCGAAGCAGCTGGCCGTGGCCGATACCGCGGCCTACCTCACCAGCACCCTGTTCGGCACTTGGAACCCGGCTGCCATTGCCGGCTTCGGCACGGCTACCGCCCCGCCCGATATTGCCGTGGCCAATCTGAAAGCCGAGAAGGGAGCCACCACGTCCACTATCAGCTGGAACACCAGCTGGCCCCAGGCCCAGATTACCTACGAACTGTTCCGCTCGGTGAACCGCGCCGCCGCCACCAAAGTGGGCGAGCTGACGGCCGCCACCGACACTACCGTGAACTTCCAGCTTACGGATGCCGTGCCGCCCTCGGGCAGCGCGTATTACTACTTTGTGCGGGCTGCCAAAACCGGCCAGACCCCGCACGTTACCGATTCGGTGCTAGTATCGAGCGTGCCTGCGCTGACTGTAACGGGCAGCCTGGGTGCGTTTACGCAGTACGCGGGCGGGCCCTCGGCGGCGCAGTCGTACACGGTGGCGGGCGAGAACCTGACCGCGCCGGTGCTTATCACGCCCCCGGCCGGCTACGAGGTATCGGCCAACGGCACCACCTGGAGCACCAGCGCCAACTCCCTGAGCCTGGCCCCCACGGCGGGCGTACTGGCCGCCACGACGGTCAGCGTGCGGCTGAACGCGGCGGCGGTGGGCAGCTACGCGGGCAGCATCAGCCACACCAGCACCGGGGCGGTGGCCGTTACGGCGGCCGTTACCGGCACCGCCACCAACCAGCAGCAGGTAGTATCGGTAGTGCTGCAGCAGTGGCCCCTCACGGTTTCAGCAGCCGATGACGCCGCCGTGCGTAGCGCGGCCGTTACGGCCAGCACGCCCACGCTCAAGCGGCTGTTCGTGTCCAACGGTACCACCGTGGCCACGGTGCCGGCGTACTCGGCAGCCTTTGGGCAGGCGCTGGGCGTCACAAGCAACGGCGACGGTTCCTGGGGCACGGCTTCGGGCGGACCGGGCGGCACGCCCAGCCGCCGCTTCTACGAGCAGTTTACCGTGACGGCCGCCGCTGGCCAGGCCGTGCGCCTCGATTCGCTGCTGCTCACGGCGGGCTTCTACAACACCTCCAGCAACACCAAACTGGCCGTGGTGTACTCGCGCAGCAACTTCACCGCCGATTCCACCGACGTAACCGGCGGCACCGGACCGGGCGGCGCGCTGGCGGCTTCCGCCAACGGTGCCTTCGCCACGCCCATTGCGTTGGCTAACCAGATCAACGGCCTCACCAACCGCTACCGGCTGGCTCTGAACGGCGGCACCGGTATCAACCTCACGGCCGGCCAGACGCTCACGGTGCGCCTGTACTTCAGCTGCGGCAGCTCCAGCCCCGGCCGCTACGCGCTGCTCCAGAACGTAGTTGTGAAAGGCAACCGCACCACCACTACCGGCACCCTGGCGGCCCGGCAGCTGGCGCTGGCCGCCTTTCCTAACCCCACTACCGGCCAGCTCACGCTCAGCCACCCGGCCGCTCCGACCGGGGCCACGGTTTCCGTATTCGCCTTCGATGGCCGCCTGGTAGCCCGGTTCCAGAGCAGGCCCGGCACTACGGCTACTCCGCTGAATGTGGCCGAGCTGGCAGCGGGCCACTACCTGGTGCGCTATGCCTCCGGCACCGGGCACCGTACGGCGGTTATCGTGAAGGAGTAA
- a CDS encoding T9SS type A sorting domain-containing protein — MLLPLPQRRPGRSALRALLAGGLLLTAAGPALAQLPTFPGAEGAGRFTSGGRGTATTATTVFEVTNLNDDLNPGSLRYALTQPATYRTVVFRVSGTIHLLTPLKVQQPNTTLAGQTAPGDGICLADQPFSVAADNVVVRFLRFRLGDKFQNLGMVNGSGDGDAFNGVGRRKLMIDHCSMSWSADEACSLYAGDSITLQWNLISEPLDYSYHFETGDTDFERHAYGGIWGGRHASFHHNLLAHCRGRLPRFDGSRNLSPNTPGQENAEFVNNVLYNWASYTTNGGEGGNYNIIGNYYKAGPSTATGSSVGVPVRYQIINPYKSSSLPYGRYYLSGNYVEGSASITARNWRGASMNGGTQSDTAQAQAAGPFAGLVTAQSAQQAYEAVLTGAGAVLPARDAHDQRIVQDVRNRTGSLIDVQGGFPHGTPYTQTTGAWPVLSSQPAPPDADHDGMPDAWETARGLNPANPADRNVRTANGYTQLENYLNGLTSVVLTAPAARPSGTGLQLYPNPVQDGRLQVAHPAAGPGARVVVYNALGQQVAAAAVAPNARETRLPLPPLESGTYLLRFLDGSRQLLTRFAQE, encoded by the coding sequence ATGCTACTACCTCTACCCCAGCGTCGGCCGGGGCGTTCCGCGTTGCGGGCCCTGCTGGCCGGCGGCCTGCTGCTGACGGCCGCCGGGCCAGCCCTGGCCCAGCTGCCCACGTTTCCGGGAGCCGAAGGGGCCGGCCGCTTCACCAGCGGCGGCCGGGGCACGGCCACCACGGCCACCACGGTGTTCGAAGTCACCAACCTCAACGACGACCTCAACCCCGGCAGCCTGCGCTATGCCCTCACCCAGCCCGCCACCTACCGCACGGTGGTGTTTCGGGTATCGGGCACCATTCATCTGCTCACGCCTTTGAAGGTGCAGCAGCCCAACACCACCCTGGCGGGCCAGACGGCCCCCGGCGACGGTATCTGCCTGGCCGACCAGCCGTTTTCGGTGGCCGCTGATAACGTGGTGGTTCGCTTTCTGCGCTTCCGGCTGGGCGACAAGTTCCAGAACCTGGGCATGGTGAACGGCAGCGGCGACGGGGACGCCTTCAACGGGGTGGGCCGCCGCAAGCTGATGATTGACCACTGCTCCATGAGCTGGTCGGCGGATGAGGCCTGCTCCCTGTACGCCGGCGACAGTATCACGCTGCAGTGGAACCTCATCAGCGAGCCGCTGGACTATTCCTACCACTTCGAAACCGGCGACACCGACTTCGAGCGCCACGCCTATGGGGGCATCTGGGGCGGGCGGCACGCCTCGTTTCACCATAACCTGCTGGCCCATTGCCGGGGCCGTCTGCCGCGGTTTGATGGCAGCCGCAACCTCTCGCCCAACACGCCCGGCCAGGAAAACGCCGAGTTCGTGAACAACGTGCTCTACAACTGGGCCAGCTACACCACCAACGGGGGCGAGGGCGGCAACTACAACATCATCGGCAACTACTACAAAGCCGGGCCCTCCACAGCCACGGGCTCCTCGGTGGGCGTGCCCGTGCGCTACCAGATCATCAACCCCTACAAGAGCAGCAGCCTGCCCTACGGCCGCTATTACCTGAGCGGAAATTACGTGGAGGGCTCGGCCAGCATCACGGCCCGCAACTGGCGCGGGGCCTCCATGAACGGCGGCACCCAGTCCGATACCGCGCAGGCGCAGGCGGCCGGACCGTTTGCCGGTTTAGTCACGGCCCAGTCCGCCCAGCAGGCTTATGAGGCGGTGCTGACCGGAGCCGGAGCCGTGCTGCCCGCCCGCGACGCCCACGACCAGCGCATTGTGCAGGATGTGCGCAACCGCACCGGCAGCCTCATTGACGTGCAGGGCGGCTTCCCCCACGGCACGCCCTACACCCAGACCACCGGAGCCTGGCCCGTGCTCAGCTCCCAGCCCGCCCCGCCCGACGCCGACCACGACGGTATGCCCGATGCCTGGGAAACGGCCCGGGGACTGAACCCCGCCAACCCCGCCGACCGCAACGTCCGCACTGCCAATGGCTATACCCAGCTCGAGAACTACCTCAACGGCCTCACCAGCGTGGTACTGACCGCGCCGGCCGCCCGGCCGTCGGGCACCGGCCTGCAGCTGTACCCCAACCCGGTGCAGGACGGGCGGCTGCAGGTGGCGCACCCCGCCGCCGGCCCCGGTGCCCGGGTGGTGGTGTACAACGCGTTGGGCCAGCAGGTGGCTGCCGCCGCGGTAGCGCCTAACGCCCGCGAAACTCGCCTGCCGCTGCCGCCCCTGGAATCCGGCACTTACCTGCTCCGCTTCCTCGACGGCTCCCGGCAGCTGCTCACCCGCTTCGCGCAGGAGTAG
- a CDS encoding WGR domain-containing protein has translation MQTYYLEFSEEEASGSSHKFYEAVVDGTLLTLSYGRIGTVGTSTSQVCASEEAATKLALKKVGEKKRKGYEDAVKGVRQKRTITRRVIESRPSTSKNTAPVLWRFRTNSIAFGIFVDEKGCWIGNQEGRVFKLNHEAEVQLQYQLSEGVKCIVSDGSWVYVGCDDGNVYDLAGKTPRLAYEINPAIDIYWLDIRNGLLAVSDAGGNLTTVNYEDEEQWAVKTAGSQAWMARCDAAGRIFYGDSAGVSCYYGWDQGTRVWQQPTGGVLFGWLDADHVYAGTAQGKVHKFTREGQPVQTFQADSAVFSCATSPGGRHVFAGDNSSSVYCFDENGQRLWKLATGCGSACSMQYFQERLYLVTTDGSLACLDVSEAAIAQAQQGVVQAARSIKAPAEAVAVVQSDVLEAAPAAAQGVVLRCVKESGKLRVKVETTGYHADWNVQFPKNLRREGQRYLADQLEPAAHGHFYRVLGNIYALNAGR, from the coding sequence ATGCAAACGTATTACCTCGAATTCTCCGAAGAAGAAGCCTCCGGCAGCTCCCACAAGTTCTACGAAGCCGTGGTGGATGGCACCCTGCTCACGCTCAGCTACGGGCGCATCGGTACGGTCGGCACCAGCACCAGCCAGGTGTGCGCCTCCGAGGAAGCCGCCACCAAGCTCGCCCTCAAAAAAGTGGGTGAGAAGAAGCGCAAGGGCTACGAAGACGCCGTAAAGGGCGTGCGCCAGAAGCGCACCATTACCCGCCGCGTCATCGAAAGCCGGCCGTCTACGTCCAAGAACACGGCCCCGGTGCTGTGGCGCTTCCGTACCAACTCCATTGCTTTCGGGATTTTTGTGGATGAGAAGGGCTGCTGGATTGGCAACCAGGAGGGCCGCGTGTTCAAGCTCAATCATGAGGCCGAAGTGCAGTTGCAGTACCAGCTCAGCGAAGGCGTGAAGTGCATCGTGTCGGACGGCTCCTGGGTGTACGTGGGCTGCGACGACGGCAACGTGTACGACCTAGCCGGCAAAACCCCGCGCCTGGCCTACGAAATCAACCCCGCCATCGACATCTACTGGCTCGACATCCGCAACGGCCTGCTGGCCGTGTCCGACGCGGGCGGCAACCTCACCACCGTCAACTACGAGGACGAGGAGCAGTGGGCCGTGAAAACCGCCGGCAGCCAGGCCTGGATGGCCCGCTGCGACGCCGCCGGCCGCATCTTCTATGGCGACAGTGCCGGCGTGAGCTGCTACTACGGCTGGGACCAGGGCACGCGCGTGTGGCAGCAGCCCACCGGCGGCGTGCTGTTCGGCTGGCTTGATGCCGACCACGTGTACGCCGGCACGGCCCAGGGCAAAGTGCACAAGTTCACCCGCGAAGGCCAGCCGGTGCAAACCTTTCAGGCCGACAGCGCCGTGTTTTCCTGCGCCACCTCGCCCGGCGGCCGCCACGTGTTTGCCGGCGACAACAGTTCCTCGGTGTACTGCTTCGACGAGAACGGGCAGCGCCTCTGGAAGCTGGCCACCGGCTGCGGCTCGGCCTGCTCTATGCAGTACTTCCAGGAGCGCCTCTACCTCGTCACCACCGACGGCTCCCTGGCCTGCCTCGACGTGAGCGAAGCCGCCATTGCCCAGGCACAGCAGGGCGTGGTGCAGGCCGCCCGCAGCATAAAGGCCCCCGCCGAAGCCGTGGCCGTGGTGCAGAGCGACGTGCTGGAAGCCGCCCCCGCCGCAGCCCAGGGCGTGGTGCTGCGCTGCGTGAAGGAAAGCGGCAAGCTGCGCGTGAAGGTGGAAACCACCGGCTACCACGCCGACTGGAACGTGCAGTTTCCTAAGAACCTGCGCCGGGAAGGCCAGCGCTACCTCGCCGACCAACTGGAGCCTGCCGCCCACGGCCACTTCTACCGGGTACTGGGCAACATCTACGCCCTCAACGCCGGGCGGTAA
- a CDS encoding pseudouridine synthase → MTEHRHFLLYKPFGYLSQFMSNNAREARKKKFLGDLHDFPAETMAVGRLDEHSEGLLLLTTDGRVSERIRRKDVEKEYYAQVDGVPTDEAIRQLQEGLEIAHRSVLYQTLPARVRRLEQAPDFPARGRKIRDERHGPTSWVSIIVTEGKFRQVRKMTAAAGYPTLRLVRVRVGSIWLTDMQPGEVREMPELMPPDAANEDNEPE, encoded by the coding sequence ATGACCGAGCACCGCCACTTTCTGCTGTACAAACCCTTCGGCTACCTCAGCCAGTTCATGAGCAACAACGCCCGGGAGGCCCGAAAAAAGAAGTTCCTGGGTGATTTGCACGATTTTCCGGCCGAAACCATGGCCGTGGGCCGCCTCGATGAGCACAGTGAGGGCCTGCTGCTACTCACCACCGACGGCCGGGTAAGTGAGCGAATCCGCCGCAAGGACGTGGAAAAGGAATACTACGCCCAGGTTGACGGCGTACCCACCGACGAGGCCATCCGACAGCTGCAGGAGGGCCTCGAAATTGCGCACCGCAGCGTGCTGTACCAGACGCTGCCGGCCCGGGTGCGCCGCCTGGAGCAGGCCCCCGACTTCCCGGCCCGGGGCCGAAAAATCCGCGACGAGCGGCACGGTCCTACCAGCTGGGTGAGCATCATCGTGACGGAGGGCAAATTCCGGCAGGTGCGCAAGATGACGGCCGCTGCCGGCTACCCCACCCTGCGCCTGGTGCGGGTGCGCGTGGGCTCCATCTGGCTCACGGATATGCAGCCCGGCGAGGTGCGCGAAATGCCCGAGCTGATGCCCCCGGACGCCGCCAACGAGGACAATGAACCAGAATAG
- a CDS encoding T9SS type B sorting domain-containing protein translates to MFTTLSRIRQAGLLLAGWLWCQWAAAQAPAILWDRSFGGSDFEHLTGALRTPDGGYLLSGPSASGASGNKTLVQPGFWVVKLTADGNKAWERIHNFGTGNQPTLLRLTADGGYVLGGISGSTALPNYWIAKLDAAGNQQWTRSLGGNSTDDLSEVQQTADGGFLLGGFSNSGISGDKTSACRGEYDYWVVRLNANGTTLWDRTLGGTGYDESTCLSPTPDGGCVVGGFSVSGISGDKSEAIRGSVDYWVVKLDATGRPQWDRTYGGDITDIMTNVLPTPDGGYVLGGFSGSNRSGDRSQPCRGGDDYWVVKLNSLGQKEWDSSFGSNGQDDLRTMSLTPDGGYLLSGESSSSASFEKSQPSRGFFDYWVVKTDGRGRLQWERTLGTPEGDQASGVLQAPDGTYFVAGTSNGSPSGERTAPLWGSSDFWALKLAASPPTRSRVEIRGDSLLCSSQPLLLTATTSVPAASYRWSTGATTPSITVTQLGTYTVTATFPDGQTSTDQQVVAPFVPDLRIDGDTLLCAGSTARLTAVSPSATSYLWSTGDSASAITIRQPGTYHVTAFYGVACSVTQRLIVRTPTVTIDGGPQVCSGASTDLTANAPGATQLRWNTGATTATLRVTQPGTYSIVASFAGGCTATATITITTPAGSLRITGDSVLCAGRPVRLTAQTPGATAYRWSTGATTASIEVAQTGTYSVVATYAGGCTDQARQVVRPAPDFTGFSLGPDTTLCENQVLQLRAPANLPAGSQYQWSDGSRNPTLEVRLPGLYSLRLSTPCGPLTVSRRIAVTACAPPANIITPNGDLFNERWVLQGLPAGPYSLELYNRWGRKVYEAAEYRNDWGNGAEPGTYYYRLRHHSNGQLYTGWLTVRQ, encoded by the coding sequence GTGTTTACAACCCTATCCCGTATCCGGCAGGCTGGCCTGCTGCTGGCCGGCTGGCTATGGTGCCAGTGGGCAGCGGCCCAAGCCCCTGCTATTCTGTGGGACCGTTCCTTCGGCGGTTCCGATTTTGAACACCTGACCGGTGCCCTGCGTACGCCCGACGGCGGTTACCTGCTCAGCGGGCCATCGGCATCGGGGGCTTCCGGCAATAAAACATTGGTGCAACCGGGCTTCTGGGTGGTAAAGCTGACTGCTGACGGCAACAAAGCGTGGGAACGAATCCACAATTTCGGAACCGGTAATCAGCCCACCCTCCTGCGCCTCACTGCCGATGGTGGCTACGTACTGGGCGGTATCAGCGGCAGCACTGCCCTGCCTAATTATTGGATTGCCAAGCTGGATGCGGCCGGCAACCAGCAATGGACCCGCTCATTGGGGGGCAACAGTACCGATGATCTGTCGGAAGTACAGCAAACCGCTGACGGCGGCTTCCTGCTGGGCGGCTTCTCCAATTCCGGTATCTCGGGCGACAAAACCAGCGCCTGCCGGGGAGAATATGATTACTGGGTGGTGCGCCTGAACGCCAACGGTACTACCCTCTGGGACCGGACGCTGGGCGGCACCGGATACGATGAGAGCACCTGCCTGAGCCCCACCCCCGATGGTGGCTGCGTGGTGGGCGGTTTTTCGGTGTCGGGCATTTCCGGCGACAAGTCCGAAGCCATCCGGGGCTCAGTGGATTACTGGGTGGTGAAACTGGATGCCACCGGCCGCCCGCAATGGGACCGGACGTACGGCGGCGACATCACCGACATCATGACCAATGTACTGCCTACCCCCGACGGCGGCTACGTGCTGGGCGGCTTTTCCGGCTCCAACCGCAGCGGCGACCGGTCCCAGCCCTGCCGGGGAGGCGATGATTACTGGGTGGTGAAACTGAACTCGCTGGGCCAGAAAGAGTGGGACAGCAGCTTCGGCAGCAACGGCCAGGACGACCTGCGCACCATGTCCCTCACGCCCGATGGCGGCTATCTGCTGTCCGGTGAATCGTCGAGCTCCGCCTCGTTTGAGAAGTCGCAGCCCAGCCGCGGGTTCTTTGATTATTGGGTAGTGAAAACCGACGGCCGGGGCCGCCTACAGTGGGAGCGTACTCTGGGCACTCCGGAGGGTGACCAGGCCTCGGGGGTACTGCAGGCGCCCGATGGCACGTACTTCGTAGCGGGCACATCCAACGGCAGTCCTTCCGGGGAACGCACCGCTCCCCTCTGGGGCAGTAGCGACTTTTGGGCCCTGAAGCTGGCGGCCTCGCCTCCTACCCGTTCCCGCGTCGAAATCCGGGGCGACTCGCTGCTGTGCAGCTCGCAGCCGCTGCTGCTGACGGCCACCACCAGCGTGCCTGCCGCCTCTTACCGCTGGAGCACCGGTGCCACTACGCCATCCATCACGGTAACGCAGCTTGGCACCTACACCGTCACGGCCACGTTTCCGGACGGTCAGACTAGTACCGACCAGCAGGTGGTGGCACCCTTCGTACCGGACCTGCGCATTGACGGCGACACGCTGTTGTGCGCCGGCTCCACCGCCCGACTCACTGCCGTTTCCCCTAGTGCCACGAGCTACCTGTGGAGCACCGGCGACAGCGCCAGCGCTATCACCATCCGACAGCCGGGCACTTACCATGTAACGGCTTTTTACGGTGTGGCCTGCTCCGTAACCCAACGTTTAATTGTTCGCACACCCACAGTTACTATTGACGGTGGGCCGCAGGTATGCTCCGGCGCATCGACGGACCTGACGGCCAACGCGCCGGGGGCTACGCAACTGCGCTGGAATACCGGTGCTACCACGGCCACGTTGCGCGTCACGCAGCCCGGCACCTACAGCATAGTAGCCAGCTTCGCGGGGGGGTGCACGGCTACGGCCACCATCACTATTACCACGCCGGCAGGCAGCCTCCGGATTACCGGCGACTCGGTACTGTGCGCGGGACGACCGGTGCGTCTCACGGCACAAACACCCGGGGCTACCGCTTACCGCTGGAGCACGGGCGCCACCACCGCCAGTATTGAGGTAGCGCAGACGGGCACCTACTCGGTAGTAGCTACCTACGCCGGAGGCTGTACCGATCAGGCCCGGCAAGTAGTGCGCCCGGCTCCGGACTTTACAGGTTTCAGCCTGGGACCCGATACTACACTGTGCGAGAATCAGGTGCTGCAGCTGCGGGCTCCCGCCAACCTACCCGCGGGAAGTCAGTACCAGTGGTCGGATGGTTCGCGCAACCCTACCCTGGAAGTACGGCTACCGGGCTTGTACTCCCTCCGGCTCAGTACTCCCTGCGGCCCCCTCACTGTCAGCCGCCGGATTGCTGTGACGGCATGTGCCCCGCCCGCCAACATCATCACCCCCAACGGCGACCTGTTCAATGAACGGTGGGTTCTGCAGGGGCTGCCGGCCGGCCCGTACTCACTGGAGCTTTATAACCGTTGGGGCCGCAAAGTGTACGAGGCAGCCGAATACCGTAACGACTGGGGAAACGGGGCCGAGCCTGGAACCTACTACTACCGGCTTCGGCACCACAGTAACGGACAGTTGTACACAGGCTGGCTTACCGTCAGACAGTAG
- a CDS encoding TPM domain-containing protein, whose protein sequence is MPLRFLLLWLTCGLLLLAACSAPEAPPAADYLTRIPDPKTLGEAYVSNPDSLLAPTTVQELNATLQALDQSGRAHIDVVAVRSIGEEVPKTAVTALFNRWKIGDKDRNNGLLLLLVLDQRRVEMETGYGLEADLPDVICFRIQQQYMVPLLREERYDEAVRQGVAALIRQLSTGSAALTASDSATAVPETLQAVPETALAPAVVEEFVDNSWSGLTVVAAWVLGVLWVIVTIALSVQKPTVTAPRWVLWLSLIVVPLYTACAVFTNWPLPGLGLLTLCYGFPLLYTWLYLRRVNQQLRTEYATKTRHEQYVFLDKAHHNLGFTAWVLPLGLAFYWPRYRQRLRELREAPYACPTCAAPMHRLDEQADDEKLALHQVAEEHVQSVDYDVWQCPQCEHSFTLDYQNLSTDVLPCPECRHRTLQPQPDQVMHSATTSSEGWGWHIHRCYFCNHEEKQKYTIARISTSSGSSSSSSGSSSGSSSSSSSGGSSGGGGAGSSW, encoded by the coding sequence ATGCCCCTCCGCTTCCTGCTCCTTTGGCTGACGTGCGGCCTGCTGCTGCTGGCCGCCTGCTCAGCCCCCGAGGCCCCGCCCGCCGCCGACTACCTCACCCGCATCCCCGACCCCAAGACGCTGGGTGAAGCCTACGTCAGCAACCCCGACAGCCTGCTGGCCCCCACCACGGTGCAGGAGCTGAACGCCACCCTGCAGGCCCTCGACCAGAGCGGCCGGGCGCATATTGACGTAGTGGCCGTGCGCAGCATTGGCGAGGAAGTCCCCAAAACGGCCGTCACGGCCCTGTTCAACCGCTGGAAAATCGGCGACAAAGACCGGAACAACGGCCTGCTGCTGCTACTGGTGCTCGACCAGCGGCGGGTGGAAATGGAAACCGGCTACGGCCTCGAAGCCGACCTGCCCGACGTGATCTGCTTCCGCATTCAGCAGCAGTACATGGTGCCCCTGCTGCGCGAAGAGCGGTATGACGAAGCCGTGCGCCAGGGCGTGGCCGCCCTCATCCGCCAGCTCAGCACCGGCTCAGCGGCCCTAACCGCTTCCGACTCCGCCACGGCAGTACCCGAGACGTTGCAGGCGGTGCCCGAAACCGCCCTGGCCCCGGCGGTGGTGGAGGAATTTGTGGATAACAGCTGGAGCGGGCTGACGGTGGTGGCCGCCTGGGTACTGGGGGTGCTGTGGGTGATAGTAACAATTGCCCTGAGCGTGCAGAAGCCTACCGTAACGGCCCCACGCTGGGTGTTGTGGCTGAGCTTGATAGTAGTGCCGCTGTACACGGCCTGTGCGGTGTTCACCAACTGGCCGCTGCCGGGGCTAGGGCTGCTGACGTTATGCTACGGCTTCCCGCTGCTGTACACTTGGCTGTATCTGCGACGCGTCAACCAGCAGTTGCGGACTGAATACGCCACCAAAACCCGGCACGAGCAGTACGTTTTTCTGGATAAGGCCCACCACAACCTGGGCTTCACGGCCTGGGTGCTGCCGCTGGGGCTGGCGTTCTACTGGCCCCGCTACCGCCAACGCCTCCGCGAGCTGCGCGAAGCCCCGTACGCCTGCCCCACCTGCGCCGCCCCCATGCACCGCCTCGATGAGCAGGCCGACGACGAAAAGCTGGCCCTGCATCAGGTGGCCGAGGAGCACGTGCAATCCGTGGACTACGACGTGTGGCAGTGCCCCCAATGTGAGCATAGCTTCACGCTCGACTACCAAAACCTCAGCACCGATGTGCTGCCCTGCCCCGAGTGCCGCCACCGCACCCTGCAACCCCAGCCCGACCAGGTTATGCACTCCGCCACCACCTCGTCGGAAGGCTGGGGCTGGCACATTCACCGCTGCTACTTCTGCAACCACGAGGAAAAGCAGAAATACACTATTGCCCGCATCTCCACCTCCTCCGGCAGCTCGTCCAGCAGTTCCGGCTCGTCATCCGGCAGCTCCAGTTCCAGCAGCAGTGGCGGCTCCTCCGGTGGCGGCGGGGCCGGCAGCAGCTGGTGA